Proteins encoded within one genomic window of Panacibacter microcysteis:
- a CDS encoding class I SAM-dependent methyltransferase, protein MKKGELAYEFNPGITYPAYLTRKRLLASIRKSSKDLTGRMLDFGCGTKPYFNLFKVEQYIGLDFENPGHPHFNEQIDVFYDGKHIPFQDNYFDAVFSSEVFEHVFNLEEVLKEIYRVMKPGAKILITCPFSICEHEAPNDFARYSSFAIRDLFNRNGFKVLKQEKTGNAVETVFQLWIMYIHQHITPYVRKIPIVRSVFRFITYTSLNIMALILGKLLPLRQDLYLNNVVLAEKNNLS, encoded by the coding sequence ATGAAAAAGGGCGAATTAGCATACGAATTTAACCCGGGTATAACTTATCCAGCTTACCTTACAAGAAAAAGATTGCTTGCTTCTATAAGGAAATCTTCGAAAGATTTAACAGGACGAATGCTTGACTTTGGTTGCGGAACCAAGCCATATTTTAATTTGTTTAAAGTGGAGCAATATATCGGTTTAGATTTTGAGAATCCCGGACATCCACATTTTAATGAACAAATAGATGTTTTCTATGACGGTAAACATATACCTTTCCAAGACAACTACTTTGACGCTGTATTTAGCAGTGAAGTCTTTGAACATGTTTTCAATTTAGAGGAAGTATTGAAAGAAATTTATCGAGTTATGAAGCCGGGTGCGAAAATTTTGATTACCTGCCCATTTTCTATTTGTGAACATGAAGCACCAAACGATTTTGCACGATATTCTTCTTTTGCAATCAGAGATTTGTTTAACCGAAATGGTTTCAAAGTACTAAAACAAGAGAAAACCGGTAATGCTGTTGAAACAGTTTTTCAATTATGGATAATGTATATACATCAGCATATTACACCTTACGTGAGAAAAATTCCAATTGTTAGATCTGTATTTAGATTTATTACCTACACATCTCTTAATATCATGGCACTAATTTTGGGAAAATTATTGCCCCTAAGGCAGGATCTTTATTTAAACAACGTGGTATTGGCAGAAAAAAACAACCTCTCCTAG
- a CDS encoding TylF/MycF/NovP-related O-methyltransferase yields the protein MKQFIRKILQTFNYDIIKKNQLVKLPDDFEDLHKSIYSHVKSNTMTSPERIYSLIEAVKYVENNGIAGEIVECGVWKGGSMMAVAQTLLHLKKSYRQLYLYDTYEGMSEPTEYDKTFYGEKAATLLQKDSNKEKNLVWAYSALDTVKSGMKSTGYPSENIHYIKGKVEDSIPATIPQKISILRLDTDWYESTKHELEHLFPLLTVGGVLILDDYGHWAGARKAVDEYFALQKTRILLTRIDETGRIGVKLQ from the coding sequence ATGAAACAGTTTATACGTAAAATACTGCAAACTTTTAATTACGACATAATTAAAAAGAATCAGCTTGTGAAGCTGCCGGACGATTTTGAGGATTTGCACAAATCAATTTATTCTCATGTGAAAAGCAATACTATGACAAGTCCGGAACGAATATATAGTTTAATCGAGGCAGTGAAATATGTCGAGAACAATGGTATTGCAGGAGAAATTGTTGAATGTGGTGTCTGGAAAGGCGGAAGTATGATGGCTGTTGCTCAAACATTATTACATTTAAAAAAATCTTACAGGCAACTATATTTATACGATACTTATGAAGGAATGAGCGAACCTACCGAATATGACAAAACATTTTACGGCGAAAAAGCCGCTACGTTATTACAAAAGGATTCCAATAAAGAAAAGAATCTCGTTTGGGCATATTCAGCTTTAGATACGGTCAAATCGGGAATGAAATCCACTGGTTACCCATCAGAAAACATACATTACATTAAGGGTAAGGTAGAAGATTCGATCCCTGCTACTATTCCTCAAAAAATTTCAATTCTTCGTCTCGATACAGACTGGTATGAATCTACCAAACATGAATTAGAGCATTTATTCCCGTTACTAACTGTTGGCGGGGTCTTGATACTGGATGATTATGGTCACTGGGCCGGTGCCAGAAAGGCTGTTGATGAATATTTTGCGCTACAAAAAACGCGTATTTTGCTCACAAGAATCGACGAGACAGGTCGCATCGGAGTAAAACTGCAATAA
- a CDS encoding glycosyltransferase family 2 protein yields the protein MQLSVIIVNFRSAADICNCLESAMQYRSCQSFEWIVVDNDSADDSKEVITSQYPFVRWINMGYNAGFSRANNAGIKASTSDIVLLLNPDTLIMDDAIAQCYMRFKDSKYSAASAQLYNIDHSPQITGNFFMTGGLNHLLPLPYLGPFLKAIALSLRVKKTNVQAASNEEKVHWINGAFMMVKKSVLNKAGLFDEDFFLYFEEIEWCSRLLATGEICVYGDLKVVHIQGSSINKAVSNKEKGYTNLWNKKGLQLLVSGHLRTRKQFGIAWFLFHLITHSLEIPIFFLGVLFENIVKLKNPFLNLGNVKNYSLNVLKVWTLVWRISLNRPYFYKML from the coding sequence TTGCAACTTTCGGTTATCATAGTCAATTTTCGGTCCGCAGCAGATATCTGCAACTGTTTAGAAAGTGCCATGCAATACCGCTCATGCCAAAGTTTTGAATGGATTGTTGTTGACAATGACTCTGCTGACGACAGTAAAGAGGTTATAACCAGCCAGTACCCTTTTGTTAGATGGATAAATATGGGGTATAATGCAGGTTTTTCAAGAGCTAATAATGCAGGTATAAAAGCTTCTACCTCAGATATCGTACTTTTATTGAATCCGGATACTTTAATCATGGATGATGCAATAGCGCAGTGTTACATGAGATTCAAGGATTCAAAATATTCGGCAGCATCAGCGCAACTGTATAATATAGATCATTCTCCCCAGATCACAGGTAATTTTTTCATGACAGGAGGCTTAAATCATTTGCTTCCACTACCTTATCTCGGACCTTTTCTTAAGGCTATCGCATTGAGTTTAAGAGTCAAAAAAACCAATGTGCAGGCGGCTTCAAATGAAGAAAAAGTTCATTGGATTAACGGCGCTTTCATGATGGTAAAAAAATCGGTTTTAAATAAAGCTGGTCTTTTTGATGAAGATTTTTTTCTTTATTTCGAAGAAATTGAATGGTGCAGCAGGTTATTGGCAACAGGAGAAATCTGTGTATATGGAGATTTAAAAGTTGTTCATATTCAGGGATCGTCAATTAATAAGGCTGTTAGCAATAAAGAAAAAGGTTATACAAATCTCTGGAACAAGAAAGGTTTACAATTGCTTGTTTCAGGTCATTTGCGCACCCGTAAACAATTTGGCATTGCATGGTTTTTATTTCACCTGATCACGCATTCACTCGAAATTCCAATTTTTTTTCTAGGTGTTCTATTTGAAAACATCGTCAAACTCAAAAACCCTTTTTTAAATTTAGGCAACGTAAAAAACTATTCACTGAATGTTTTAAAAGTTTGGACACTCGTATGGCGTATTTCTCTTAATCGGCCTTATTTTTATAAAATGTTGTAA
- a CDS encoding sensor histidine kinase, giving the protein MGQEYNYQHYDLTTGLAGLNVYSVVQDHNGYLWIGTETGLSRFDGRRFRNYTTKDGLPDNEVLKLYVDSKNRVWVLSFTNSICFYENGLLHSPSNDAYLKNLTFSTEPQNIQEDSSGNIIITERKKIHFLKNNGDVKTFIKYENYQVVTIGIGTNNLGNTIIASIFEHRNDSLVLLEVDRFTGNVKYSGISDNSYFTSSLTFILTPKNLAFIHNKNIHYLSGKDFKLKTIKQPPNFVGFTAIDDTSFTLICRDKVLLFNAKRNAVVDTLITGKVINACYKDNENNFWFGTNGFGLFRLSSDAFKNYELKWGKGILPIYSVAKKNNVLYAGANNALLWKINLESNKIDSKQFNSYGEGRVSEILFDREDMIVGINAIFSVNPEGKIVKLNHGTAVAKSMERYGSDLLAATNTSVIIVDLEKKTLKDTVWKSRATCAVKINNDYLVGTIHGLFRVDEKKKITDLGKENFLLSSRISRLFLKDDALWIATYGNGIVLYKNGKILRHITEASGLSSNMCRCLKLQGNYLWVGTDKGLNRINILDTNDRIVTYSAKSGLSCDIINAIDVDDSLIYMGTPYGVTVFDPRRAKETSIAALNIERIVTSEESKTGLFSNITLKPGEKKLYVEYACVSFKSDGDIKYYYQLQGDGDKWNLTRENSLEFASLNPGIYRLRIYAVNAFNKKSNTVEINITVEKFFFQEAWFITLVIIIVGLLVYFMFAKRVAWIRMREQDKLITEQRLNELEQLAFRSQMNPHFIFNCLNSIQQYLFTKDVIEANNFITEFASLIRQTLDISSKKSIQLRDEIKYLSTYLHLEHTRFEHNFDYTINVESIIDTETVELPPLLLQPFIENAIRHGVRNLQNVRGCIEINFHLQNDYLICNVIDNGIGIKAAEKMKHVFRSSHQSKGVSLILERIKNINRKSEKPIRLTVEDNMASSENQGTRVSLMVPVA; this is encoded by the coding sequence TTGGGACAGGAATATAATTACCAGCATTACGACTTGACAACAGGGTTAGCGGGATTGAATGTTTATTCTGTCGTACAAGACCATAATGGTTATTTGTGGATCGGTACTGAAACAGGATTGAGCCGTTTCGATGGAAGGAGATTCAGAAATTATACGACAAAAGATGGCTTGCCTGACAATGAAGTTTTAAAACTCTATGTAGATTCAAAAAACAGAGTTTGGGTGCTTTCGTTTACCAATTCAATATGTTTTTACGAAAATGGGCTTTTACATTCTCCATCTAATGATGCTTATCTTAAAAATCTAACGTTTTCTACAGAACCACAAAATATTCAGGAAGATTCATCAGGAAACATCATAATAACTGAAAGAAAGAAAATACATTTTTTGAAAAATAATGGAGACGTAAAAACCTTTATTAAATATGAAAATTATCAGGTTGTTACTATCGGCATCGGAACAAATAACCTGGGAAATACGATAATCGCTTCAATTTTTGAACATAGAAACGATAGCCTTGTATTACTTGAGGTAGATAGGTTTACTGGCAACGTGAAATACAGCGGCATATCAGACAATTCTTATTTTACTTCTTCTCTTACATTTATATTAACGCCAAAAAATTTAGCATTTATTCACAACAAAAATATTCATTACTTATCTGGTAAAGATTTTAAGTTAAAGACGATCAAGCAACCACCAAACTTCGTAGGCTTCACTGCAATTGACGATACTTCTTTTACCCTGATTTGCCGTGACAAAGTCTTATTGTTTAATGCTAAAAGGAATGCAGTTGTTGATACCTTAATTACAGGAAAAGTGATAAATGCCTGTTATAAGGATAATGAAAACAATTTTTGGTTTGGGACTAATGGCTTTGGGCTTTTCAGACTGTCTTCTGACGCGTTTAAAAATTATGAATTAAAATGGGGCAAGGGTATTTTGCCCATTTACTCGGTCGCGAAAAAAAACAATGTGCTTTATGCTGGAGCAAATAATGCCTTATTGTGGAAAATTAACCTTGAGTCGAACAAAATAGACTCAAAGCAATTCAATTCTTATGGAGAGGGTAGGGTAAGCGAAATTTTATTTGACAGGGAAGATATGATTGTGGGTATAAATGCAATTTTTTCAGTAAATCCTGAAGGAAAAATTGTTAAACTTAATCATGGTACCGCAGTCGCAAAATCGATGGAAAGGTATGGGTCTGATTTATTGGCTGCGACCAATACTAGCGTTATAATCGTTGACCTGGAAAAAAAGACATTAAAAGATACTGTTTGGAAGAGCAGGGCTACATGTGCGGTAAAAATAAATAATGATTATTTGGTTGGCACCATTCACGGACTTTTTCGTGTTGATGAAAAAAAGAAAATTACTGATTTGGGTAAAGAAAACTTTTTGCTTTCTTCCAGGATTTCAAGACTATTTTTAAAAGATGATGCATTGTGGATTGCAACTTATGGGAATGGTATTGTTTTGTATAAGAATGGAAAGATTTTAAGACATATCACAGAAGCCTCTGGCTTAAGCAGCAACATGTGCCGGTGCTTGAAACTGCAGGGCAATTATTTATGGGTGGGAACCGATAAGGGTCTAAATCGCATAAACATCCTTGATACAAATGATAGAATTGTTACATATTCCGCAAAAAGCGGTCTGAGTTGCGACATTATCAACGCAATAGATGTTGATGATTCTCTTATTTATATGGGTACTCCTTATGGTGTCACTGTTTTTGATCCGCGAAGGGCCAAAGAAACATCGATAGCGGCTTTAAATATAGAACGGATTGTAACCTCTGAAGAAAGTAAAACAGGACTTTTTTCAAACATAACATTAAAACCAGGAGAAAAAAAACTCTATGTCGAATACGCCTGTGTTTCATTTAAATCGGATGGGGATATCAAATACTATTATCAATTACAGGGCGATGGCGATAAATGGAATCTTACGAGGGAAAACAGCCTTGAATTTGCCTCATTAAATCCCGGTATTTACCGGTTACGGATTTATGCAGTAAACGCGTTCAATAAAAAAAGTAATACAGTCGAAATAAATATCACCGTCGAAAAGTTCTTTTTCCAGGAGGCATGGTTCATTACACTTGTAATAATTATCGTTGGTTTGCTGGTATATTTTATGTTCGCCAAAAGAGTTGCGTGGATAAGGATGCGTGAACAGGATAAATTGATTACAGAACAAAGATTGAACGAACTTGAACAGCTTGCTTTCCGGTCTCAGATGAATCCGCATTTTATTTTTAATTGTCTCAATTCTATTCAGCAATATCTCTTTACAAAAGATGTAATCGAAGCAAATAATTTTATTACAGAATTTGCTTCGTTAATCCGTCAGACACTCGATATATCTTCAAAAAAAAGTATACAGCTCAGAGACGAAATCAAATATCTATCTACATACTTACACCTGGAGCACACGAGGTTCGAACATAATTTTGACTATACAATAAATGTAGAGAGCATCATTGATACCGAAACAGTGGAGTTGCCGCCATTACTTTTACAACCATTTATAGAAAACGCCATACGTCACGGCGTCAGGAATCTTCAGAATGTCAGGGGATGTATTGAGATAAATTTCCATTTACAAAATGATTATCTTATTTGTAATGTTATCGATAATGGAATAGGAATAAAAGCTGCTGAAAAAATGAAACACGTATTTAGAAGTAGTCATCAATCAAAGGGAGTAAGTTTAATTCTTGAGCGTATAAAAAATATCAACAGGAAAAGCGAAAAACCCATCAGGCTTACTGTTGAAGATAACATGGCCTCTTCGGAGAATCAGGGTACAAGAGTCTCCTTAATGGTTCCAGTAGCTTAG
- a CDS encoding DNRLRE domain-containing protein, translated as MFLLLVSSIMSCKKEEIPPAEPQNGQITDSAALDAYVAFWDGDASWASGNGDWAEELSMTSWTNNGLPMGTRSFIKFTKISEVPEGATVSSAKLYLYPKGSSISNPLNGNSGYPGSPYSTDNACMVERVIDEDWNEEGITWNNQPGVTSTNAVLIPASNSQWDYSAEVDVTAMVKSILQDPSKNFGFRISLLKEDIYRCLIFASAENVNASVRPKLVIEYQK; from the coding sequence ATGTTTTTGTTGTTAGTTAGTAGTATAATGTCTTGTAAAAAAGAGGAAATACCTCCCGCCGAGCCACAGAATGGCCAGATAACCGATAGTGCGGCGCTTGACGCTTACGTAGCGTTTTGGGATGGTGACGCTTCGTGGGCCAGTGGTAATGGAGACTGGGCTGAGGAGCTTTCAATGACCTCGTGGACAAATAATGGTTTGCCAATGGGTACAAGATCTTTTATAAAGTTTACAAAGATTTCTGAAGTTCCCGAAGGAGCGACAGTTAGTTCGGCAAAGCTTTATTTATACCCAAAAGGCAGCTCTATTTCCAATCCGCTAAATGGTAATTCAGGATATCCCGGATCTCCTTATAGTACAGATAACGCCTGCATGGTGGAAAGAGTAATTGACGAAGACTGGAATGAAGAAGGCATCACCTGGAACAATCAGCCTGGTGTAACGAGCACAAACGCCGTATTAATTCCCGCATCTAACAGTCAGTGGGATTATAGTGCTGAGGTAGATGTGACTGCTATGGTCAAATCAATCTTACAAGATCCGTCAAAAAACTTCGGGTTTAGGATAAGCCTGTTGAAAGAAGATATTTACAGGTGTTTAATTTTTGCGAGTGCCGAAAATGTAAATGCGTCTGTCAGACCTAAGCTTGTCATTGAATATCAGAAATAA
- a CDS encoding YfhO family protein, whose translation MKNINWQKIYPHIIAIVIFLVVAALYCKPALQGKVMQQHDLAQWVGMSKGMIDYTDSVGHAPLWTNSMFSGMPGYMIAGYSNNIVPGYFIIILSAGLPQPLDFFFLACICFYFLALVLGIRPWIGIIGALMYAYATYNPIIITVGHVTKMYSIALMPGFIGSLLLLINRKYLWGTALTALFTSALVVENHYQIVYYAIIIAAFMAVAFIIKTIREKDYKHLAIVTVTVLLAAGIGIATNAVMMLPNYEYSKETIRGGSQLGVSGDTASKGTSGLNEDYAFSYSFAISEPFVMMVPRMFGGSSGRPEVEQDKSKAIAALQSMPQELGQQLARNMSYYWGGIESVGTAGPPYVGVIVCFLAIVGFVIVDRKYRWWILACCILTIIMSWGGYFKDVNRLFLEYLPMYNKFRAPSMIIVVPTLLLGMMAVLALEKIMSTSNLSALVQPYKKALLINGGIFVLLIMLYISFDYLTNNDRDLLKQVSSMDDQIKTPVKEFFTGLQEDRKGLFLGDLLRSLFFIIIAAVTLWLYIKNKLKPAIVLTLIGVFSFIDVIAIDTKYMNADDFEAKEDYDSQFVPTAADNQILQDKSFYRVLDLRRGISSAFNSGAITAYFHKTIGGYHPAKLSIYQDLIDSQLYKFPNCLPVINMLNTKYVITQNDQAQQNPGALGNAWFVKSVQFEPDAKAVMKALDTFEPQTVAIAEKSVGNVLKNPGVFDSAATITLLANHNDTVTYKAKTSSEQLAVFSEVYYDKGWNAYIDGKPAPYAKANYVLRAMMIPAGEHTIEYRFEPASHKTGWTITSVTSVIVVVLTLLAVFFEVRRKRNIAK comes from the coding sequence ATGAAAAATATTAATTGGCAAAAAATTTACCCGCACATTATTGCAATAGTGATTTTTTTAGTTGTTGCGGCATTATACTGTAAACCTGCCTTGCAGGGGAAAGTTATGCAGCAACACGATCTTGCTCAATGGGTGGGAATGAGTAAGGGAATGATTGATTATACAGATAGTGTTGGTCATGCACCCTTGTGGACAAATAGTATGTTCAGCGGTATGCCAGGTTACATGATAGCAGGTTATAGTAACAATATTGTACCGGGTTACTTTATTATAATCTTATCTGCAGGTTTGCCACAGCCACTTGATTTCTTTTTTCTTGCTTGCATATGCTTCTATTTTCTTGCTTTGGTTTTAGGCATAAGACCGTGGATAGGCATTATTGGTGCGCTAATGTATGCCTATGCAACTTATAACCCTATAATCATTACGGTAGGCCATGTTACTAAAATGTATTCGATCGCATTGATGCCGGGCTTTATAGGCTCGCTCTTATTACTGATAAACAGAAAATATTTATGGGGTACTGCGCTCACGGCGCTCTTTACTTCTGCGCTAGTTGTTGAAAATCACTACCAGATCGTCTATTATGCTATTATAATTGCTGCTTTCATGGCTGTAGCATTTATCATAAAAACAATAAGAGAAAAAGACTATAAGCACCTTGCTATAGTAACCGTAACCGTGCTTCTTGCAGCAGGCATAGGTATTGCTACAAATGCTGTTATGATGTTACCAAACTATGAGTATTCCAAAGAAACAATCAGAGGCGGCAGCCAGTTAGGCGTATCCGGCGATACGGCATCAAAAGGCACATCAGGCCTTAACGAAGATTATGCATTCAGTTATAGCTTTGCCATCAGCGAACCATTTGTGATGATGGTGCCGCGTATGTTTGGCGGAAGCAGCGGCAGGCCTGAAGTTGAACAGGATAAGTCAAAAGCCATCGCCGCCCTGCAAAGCATGCCGCAGGAACTTGGACAACAGCTTGCAAGAAACATGAGTTATTACTGGGGTGGCATTGAAAGTGTAGGTACCGCAGGCCCGCCATATGTTGGTGTCATCGTTTGTTTTCTTGCAATTGTTGGCTTTGTGATAGTAGACAGGAAGTACAGGTGGTGGATACTTGCATGCTGCATATTGACAATTATCATGAGTTGGGGCGGATACTTTAAAGATGTTAACAGGTTGTTTCTTGAATATTTACCAATGTATAACAAGTTCAGGGCACCCAGCATGATCATTGTTGTACCTACGCTCTTGCTGGGAATGATGGCAGTGCTGGCACTCGAAAAGATTATGTCAACATCAAACCTGTCTGCGTTGGTGCAGCCATACAAAAAAGCCCTGCTTATAAACGGCGGTATCTTCGTATTGCTTATTATGTTGTATATAAGTTTTGATTATTTGACCAATAACGACAGAGATTTACTTAAACAGGTAAGTAGCATGGATGACCAGATCAAAACCCCGGTAAAAGAATTTTTTACAGGCCTGCAGGAAGACCGAAAAGGGCTATTCCTTGGTGACCTGCTACGTTCTTTGTTCTTCATAATTATTGCTGCCGTTACATTATGGCTTTACATAAAGAACAAATTAAAGCCTGCCATTGTGCTTACGTTAATCGGAGTATTTTCTTTTATTGATGTGATTGCTATCGATACAAAATATATGAATGCTGACGATTTTGAAGCAAAAGAAGATTATGACAGCCAGTTTGTACCAACTGCTGCAGATAACCAGATACTACAGGATAAAAGCTTTTACAGGGTTTTAGATTTGAGACGAGGTATCAGCAGCGCCTTCAATTCAGGAGCTATTACAGCTTACTTTCATAAAACTATCGGTGGTTACCACCCCGCCAAACTAAGTATTTACCAGGATCTCATCGACTCCCAGCTATATAAATTCCCCAATTGTTTGCCCGTAATAAACATGCTGAACACAAAGTATGTGATTACCCAAAACGACCAGGCACAACAGAACCCCGGTGCGCTTGGCAATGCGTGGTTTGTAAAGTCTGTACAGTTTGAGCCAGATGCAAAAGCCGTAATGAAAGCTTTGGATACATTTGAGCCACAGACGGTTGCCATTGCTGAAAAATCAGTAGGCAATGTGCTGAAAAATCCTGGAGTTTTCGATTCTGCTGCAACGATTACGCTCCTCGCTAATCACAACGACACGGTTACATACAAAGCAAAAACATCATCGGAGCAACTGGCAGTATTCAGCGAAGTGTATTACGACAAAGGCTGGAATGCATATATCGATGGTAAGCCTGCACCGTATGCAAAAGCAAACTATGTACTAAGAGCTATGATGATACCCGCAGGTGAACATACTATAGAATACAGGTTTGAACCTGCAAGCCATAAAACCGGCTGGACAATTACTTCAGTTACTTCGGTTATTGTTGTGGTGCTAACTTTACTTGCGGTATTCTTTGAAGTTAGAAGAAAACGAAACATTGCTAAATAA